One genomic window of Polyangiaceae bacterium includes the following:
- a CDS encoding NAD(P)-dependent alcohol dehydrogenase gives MQTWQLDPKLGLTLQPVEAPPLGPTDVRVRMRAASLNYRDLLIAKGAASRSAPVIPASDGAGEVIAVGEQVSRFRVGDRVMANFFPAWVDGELSEAGHQSALGGNAPGVLREELVLDEKSWVSMPKGWSFEEAATLPCAGLTAWQALFEVTRLKPGQKVLLLGSGGVSVFGLQLAKAAGAHVTITTSQDAKADRLRALGADEVVNYKSTPNWGKHIREATGGVDLALEVGGAGTFEQSIEALRFGGELSLIGVLGGIRAELSLYGLMHKRLTVHGIYVGSVAMFERFVQALDATKLRPIIDKTYSFADLKDAYAHLESGEHLGKVVVQI, from the coding sequence ATGCAAACCTGGCAGTTGGACCCGAAACTCGGCCTGACACTTCAACCCGTCGAGGCCCCCCCTCTCGGCCCCACCGACGTGCGCGTGCGCATGCGCGCGGCCTCCCTCAATTACCGTGACCTCTTGATCGCAAAGGGCGCCGCGTCACGCAGCGCACCGGTGATCCCGGCTTCCGATGGCGCGGGCGAAGTCATTGCCGTGGGGGAACAGGTGAGCCGCTTTAGGGTCGGCGATCGCGTGATGGCGAACTTCTTTCCCGCCTGGGTCGATGGCGAGCTCTCGGAGGCCGGTCATCAGAGCGCGCTCGGGGGCAACGCGCCGGGTGTCCTGCGCGAGGAGCTGGTGCTCGACGAGAAGAGCTGGGTCTCGATGCCCAAAGGCTGGAGCTTCGAAGAGGCTGCGACGTTGCCGTGCGCCGGCCTGACCGCTTGGCAGGCACTGTTTGAAGTGACGCGTCTAAAGCCCGGGCAGAAGGTGCTGCTGTTGGGTTCCGGAGGCGTGTCCGTGTTCGGCCTCCAGCTAGCCAAGGCCGCGGGCGCGCACGTGACCATCACCACCAGCCAAGACGCGAAAGCTGACCGTCTGCGCGCCTTGGGTGCGGACGAGGTCGTCAACTACAAGAGCACCCCAAACTGGGGCAAGCACATCCGCGAGGCAACAGGCGGCGTCGATCTCGCCCTCGAGGTGGGTGGAGCTGGCACCTTCGAACAGAGCATCGAAGCTCTCAGGTTTGGGGGAGAGTTGAGCCTGATCGGCGTGCTCGGAGGGATCCGCGCAGAGCTGAGCCTGTATGGCCTGATGCACAAGCGGCTCACCGTCCATGGAATTTACGTCGGCTCCGTCGCGATGTTCGAGCGCTTCGTTCAGGCGCTGGACGCGACCAAGCTCAGGCCGATCATCGACAAGACGTACAGCTTCGCCGATCTCAAGGATGCCTATGCACACTTGGAGAGTGGTGAACACCTGGGGAAGGTAGTGGTTCAGATCTGA
- a CDS encoding helix-turn-helix transcriptional regulator, with product MAKTRQVQEKSRCAVETALGVIGGRWKGVVLFKLLAGALRFSELRRELPDCSQRMLTLQLRELEEDGLLTRTVFAEVPPRVEYELTDLGKALRPMLQDLRAWGERYKRSVAARAAE from the coding sequence ATGGCCAAAACTAGACAGGTCCAAGAGAAGAGCCGCTGCGCGGTGGAGACCGCGCTCGGCGTGATTGGAGGCCGCTGGAAGGGCGTGGTGCTGTTCAAGCTGCTTGCCGGCGCACTGCGCTTCAGCGAGCTCCGACGGGAGCTGCCCGACTGCAGCCAGCGCATGCTCACCTTGCAGCTGCGGGAGCTCGAGGAGGACGGCTTGCTCACTCGCACTGTGTTCGCCGAGGTCCCGCCGCGGGTCGAGTACGAGCTGACAGATTTGGGCAAGGCGCTGCGCCCGATGCTTCAGGACCTTCGCGCCTGGGGCGAGCGCTACAAGCGCAGTGTCGCTGCTCGTGCGGCGGAGTGA
- a CDS encoding helix-turn-helix transcriptional regulator, which produces MSSLVSVVTEVQPDARWVIASQCIPADLVGDVVSWVGYSEQRAAPHRQRELPGGLIHLIFEFGPPLSISDSGGEVCRPRRDQSFVTGLDDSFALTEHAGEQAGVQVSLMPTAARRVLGLPLGALMGLVVDAASLDSFRGGVTRQFASLDTWEERFAWVAGFLRQRLRTLDARRDIAWAVQAIRATRGSVSIQELQRQLGFSRKHLSALFQDQVGVTPKLYAELTRFEGLTEALKAVGTPRQPMPSLAELAQEFGFSDQAHLARNVKRFSGLTPRGLTALLGAPHVELFEGR; this is translated from the coding sequence GTGTCGTCGCTGGTTTCCGTAGTCACCGAGGTCCAGCCAGACGCGCGCTGGGTGATCGCCTCGCAGTGTATCCCTGCGGATTTGGTCGGCGACGTGGTGTCTTGGGTGGGTTACAGCGAGCAGCGCGCGGCGCCCCATCGACAACGGGAGCTGCCCGGCGGCCTCATCCACCTGATCTTCGAGTTTGGCCCGCCCCTCAGTATCTCCGACAGTGGGGGGGAGGTGTGTCGTCCCCGACGCGACCAGAGCTTCGTCACTGGCTTAGATGATAGCTTTGCGCTGACGGAGCACGCTGGGGAGCAGGCGGGCGTCCAGGTCAGCTTGATGCCCACCGCAGCGCGCCGTGTCCTCGGCTTGCCCCTCGGCGCATTGATGGGACTGGTCGTCGACGCAGCGAGTCTCGACAGTTTTCGGGGTGGAGTGACCCGCCAGTTCGCGAGCCTCGATACCTGGGAAGAGCGCTTCGCCTGGGTCGCGGGCTTCCTTCGCCAGCGCCTCAGGACGCTCGACGCCCGGCGCGACATCGCCTGGGCCGTGCAGGCGATTCGAGCTACCCGTGGCAGCGTATCCATCCAGGAGCTTCAGCGGCAGCTTGGCTTCAGCCGCAAGCACTTGTCGGCGCTCTTCCAAGATCAGGTTGGCGTCACGCCCAAGCTGTATGCGGAACTCACGCGGTTCGAGGGCCTCACGGAGGCGCTGAAAGCGGTAGGGACGCCGCGTCAGCCAATGCCTTCCTTGGCTGAGTTGGCCCAGGAGTTCGGCTTCTCGGATCAGGCGCACCTCGCTCGCAACGTGAAGCGCTTCAGCGGTCTGACTCCCAGAGGGCTAACCGCCCTGCTCGGGGCGCCCCACGTCGAGTTGTTCGAGGGCAGGTAA
- a CDS encoding methyltransferase, with product MSDDAANGFELGRLMMSLWVPQALHAAAELGVADALASAPLKADVVAERLGTHAEATQRLLDALCVLNVAKKGDAGYALTALGQFLRSDVDGSRRAWSRLMGGAEVWRAWGRLIECVRSGRAAYAVGENRRTETETFDALFADPTAAGVFHQAMADGTTGQAAGIIQALELPAGASVIDVGGGFGALLCAALERDGRASGSVFDLAHAKPGAERLFAQRGLSQRAAFVAGDLFEQAPPAADWLLLKSVIHDWSDERSRIILENCRRAIASGGHLAIIEPFAMPADAPTPPEFAWVMAFSDLNMLVNTGGKERSREEFARLAESAGLSVERTLSCGGFYSALICRAVS from the coding sequence ATGAGTGACGACGCAGCGAACGGTTTCGAGCTTGGTAGGCTGATGATGAGCCTGTGGGTGCCGCAGGCGTTGCATGCCGCCGCGGAGTTGGGCGTCGCAGACGCCCTGGCTTCGGCACCGCTGAAGGCCGACGTGGTCGCCGAGCGGCTGGGGACGCATGCTGAGGCTACCCAGCGCTTGCTCGATGCGCTGTGCGTCTTGAACGTCGCAAAGAAGGGCGACGCTGGCTATGCCTTGACGGCTCTTGGCCAGTTTCTGAGGAGTGACGTCGACGGCTCCCGGCGTGCCTGGTCGCGCCTGATGGGTGGCGCGGAGGTGTGGCGCGCCTGGGGGCGACTCATCGAGTGCGTGCGCAGCGGGCGTGCAGCCTACGCTGTGGGCGAAAATCGCCGCACGGAAACGGAGACGTTCGACGCGCTGTTCGCCGACCCGACCGCGGCGGGGGTCTTTCATCAGGCCATGGCGGATGGCACCACCGGACAAGCAGCAGGCATCATCCAGGCCTTGGAGCTCCCCGCAGGAGCGAGCGTGATCGACGTGGGTGGCGGATTCGGCGCGCTCCTCTGCGCCGCGCTCGAGCGCGACGGGCGAGCCAGCGGAAGCGTGTTCGACCTGGCTCACGCCAAGCCAGGTGCCGAGCGCTTGTTCGCACAGCGAGGCTTGAGTCAACGCGCGGCCTTCGTTGCAGGGGACCTGTTCGAACAAGCGCCGCCTGCGGCAGACTGGCTGCTCCTGAAGAGCGTGATCCACGACTGGAGCGATGAGCGGTCGCGGATCATCCTGGAGAACTGCCGAAGGGCAATCGCGAGTGGTGGCCACTTGGCGATCATCGAGCCCTTTGCGATGCCGGCGGATGCGCCGACGCCTCCAGAGTTTGCGTGGGTGATGGCCTTCAGTGATCTGAATATGTTGGTCAACACGGGCGGCAAGGAACGCAGCCGGGAAGAGTTTGCTCGCCTGGCGGAGAGCGCTGGGCTCTCCGTGGAACGCACGCTGAGTTGTGGTGGGTTCTACAGCGCGCTGATCTGCCGCGCGGTGAGCTAG
- a CDS encoding MarR family transcriptional regulator, producing the protein MSMDMLTAIIELRRGLVRAFSATFSGEISARQAGLLREIRATPGTSQAALARATVNDPSFVVRMLDQLERRGLVTRKQSATDRREREISLTKAGLKALGPLDATFDALAATTSKALSKSEQAQFIALASKITDALGQVADSGGELEARRVGGTA; encoded by the coding sequence ATGTCCATGGATATGCTGACTGCGATCATCGAGCTTCGCCGCGGCCTCGTGCGCGCGTTCAGCGCGACGTTCAGCGGTGAGATCAGCGCCCGCCAGGCTGGCTTGCTGCGGGAGATACGCGCAACGCCTGGCACTTCACAAGCGGCGCTCGCCCGGGCGACGGTCAACGACCCGTCCTTTGTCGTGCGTATGTTGGACCAGCTCGAGCGGCGCGGCCTGGTCACGCGGAAGCAGAGCGCGACCGATCGCCGTGAGCGCGAGATCAGTCTGACGAAGGCGGGGCTCAAGGCCCTCGGGCCGCTGGATGCCACCTTTGACGCGCTTGCGGCTACCACGTCGAAGGCGCTGTCCAAGAGCGAGCAGGCGCAGTTCATCGCGTTGGCAAGCAAGATCACCGATGCACTCGGCCAAGTTGCGGATTCTGGGGGAGAGCTGGAGGCGCGACGTGTCGGCGGCACCGCGTGA